In one Massilia endophytica genomic region, the following are encoded:
- a CDS encoding glycoside hydrolase family 88/105 protein yields MKSMNPNKYLTGLLLTLSVALSACTTAAPDVGAKRGEVIAVIDKVNTYWQEKTPAKEWSFWNVAAYHTGNMEAYKVTGNERYRRYSEEWAAHNQWMGAKSQDKANWKYSYGETDDHVLFGDWQICFQTYADLYQLDKDPRKIARAREVMEYQMSTPNKDYWWWADGLYMVMPVMTKMYKATGNRQYLEKLHEYYEYANSIMYDADAKLYYRDAKYVYPKHKSVNGLKDFWARGDGWVFAGLAKVLAELPQDDPYRAEYVQRFKDMAAALKASQQPEGYWTRSLLDPAHAPGPETSGTAFFTYGLLWGINNGLLPRAEYLPAAQKGWSYLTSTAVQPDGKIGYVQPIGDRAIPGQVVDQNSTAHFGVGAFLLAASEMVRLLDK; encoded by the coding sequence ATGAAATCCATGAACCCGAACAAATACCTGACCGGCCTCCTGCTCACGCTGAGCGTCGCCCTGAGCGCCTGCACCACAGCCGCGCCGGATGTGGGTGCGAAGCGCGGAGAAGTCATCGCCGTGATCGACAAGGTCAACACCTACTGGCAGGAGAAAACGCCGGCGAAGGAATGGTCCTTCTGGAACGTGGCTGCCTACCACACGGGCAATATGGAAGCCTACAAGGTCACGGGCAATGAACGCTACCGCCGCTACTCGGAGGAGTGGGCGGCCCACAACCAGTGGATGGGCGCCAAGTCCCAGGACAAGGCGAACTGGAAGTACAGCTACGGCGAGACGGACGACCATGTGCTGTTCGGCGACTGGCAGATCTGCTTCCAGACCTACGCGGACCTGTACCAGCTGGACAAGGACCCGCGCAAGATCGCCCGCGCCCGCGAGGTGATGGAATACCAGATGAGCACCCCCAACAAGGACTACTGGTGGTGGGCGGACGGCCTGTATATGGTGATGCCGGTCATGACCAAGATGTACAAGGCCACCGGCAACCGCCAATATCTCGAGAAGCTGCACGAGTACTACGAGTACGCGAACAGCATCATGTACGACGCGGACGCGAAGCTCTACTACCGCGACGCCAAATACGTCTATCCGAAGCACAAGAGCGTGAACGGCCTGAAGGACTTCTGGGCCCGCGGCGACGGCTGGGTGTTCGCAGGCCTGGCCAAGGTGCTGGCCGAGCTGCCGCAGGACGATCCCTACCGCGCCGAATACGTCCAGCGCTTCAAGGATATGGCTGCGGCGCTGAAGGCCAGCCAGCAGCCGGAAGGCTACTGGACCCGCAGCCTGCTCGACCCCGCGCATGCGCCGGGGCCCGAGACCAGCGGCACGGCCTTCTTCACCTATGGTCTCCTGTGGGGCATCAATAACGGCCTGCTGCCACGCGCCGAATACCTGCCCGCCGCGCAGAAGGGCTGGAGCTATCTCACTTCCACAGCTGTCCAGCCGGATGGCAAAATCGGGTATGTTCAGCCCATCGGCGACCGCGCCATTCCCGGACAGGTGGTGGACCAGAATTCGACCGCGCACTTCGGCGTAGGCGCCTTCCTGCTGGCAGCATCCGAAATGGTGCGCCTGCTCGACAAATAA
- a CDS encoding DUF2264 domain-containing protein: MERRNFMRALAAGSAAGGLLAAGQAAGAPAAAVGERAYMLRLLQQMADPVLTLMSKGELKKKFTLELSPTWDGRDPAVAYLECFGRLISGAAPWLALPEDATEEGRMRKRMQQMALQCYANSVDPKNPDYLAWRGHGQALVDSAYFTNALMRAPKTLWEPLDAATKARIVAEIKGLRRIEVPYINWLLFAAMNEAWLLSIGEESDPMRMNGAIRKINEWYVGDGWIKDGDAFHFDYYCSYVMHPMLVEILEVLAARKGPFWNAKPEELLAQATKRAQRYCEHLERFIGPEGTYPPIGRSLTYRTAVFQPLAQLAWRKQLPASLPEGQVRAALHAAHRAIWDEPGNFTKDGFLTIGFRGHQPELGDWYSNNGSMYIGAAGLLALGLPASDSYWTAPAQDWTQKKAFSSRKFPKDYPVNY; this comes from the coding sequence ATGGAACGCCGTAATTTCATGCGCGCCCTGGCAGCCGGTTCGGCTGCGGGCGGCCTGCTGGCCGCCGGCCAGGCTGCCGGAGCGCCTGCCGCCGCCGTGGGAGAGCGCGCCTACATGCTGCGTCTTCTGCAGCAGATGGCCGATCCCGTGCTTACCCTCATGTCGAAGGGCGAGCTGAAAAAGAAGTTCACGCTCGAACTGAGCCCCACCTGGGATGGCCGCGATCCCGCAGTCGCCTACCTCGAATGCTTCGGCCGCCTCATCTCCGGCGCCGCGCCCTGGCTCGCCTTGCCGGAAGACGCGACGGAAGAAGGCAGAATGCGCAAGCGCATGCAGCAGATGGCGCTGCAGTGCTATGCGAACTCTGTCGATCCGAAGAACCCGGACTACCTGGCATGGCGCGGCCACGGCCAGGCCCTGGTCGATTCGGCCTACTTCACCAATGCCCTGATGCGCGCCCCGAAAACGCTGTGGGAGCCGCTGGACGCGGCGACCAAGGCGCGCATCGTCGCCGAAATCAAGGGCCTGCGCCGCATCGAAGTCCCCTACATCAACTGGCTGCTGTTCGCGGCCATGAACGAAGCCTGGCTGCTCTCCATCGGCGAGGAGTCGGACCCCATGCGCATGAACGGCGCCATCCGCAAGATCAACGAATGGTATGTGGGCGACGGCTGGATCAAGGACGGCGACGCCTTCCACTTCGACTATTACTGCTCCTACGTGATGCACCCCATGCTGGTGGAAATCCTGGAAGTGCTGGCCGCGCGCAAAGGCCCTTTCTGGAACGCCAAGCCGGAGGAGCTGCTGGCCCAGGCCACCAAGCGCGCGCAGCGCTACTGCGAACACCTGGAGCGCTTCATCGGCCCCGAAGGCACCTATCCGCCCATCGGGCGCTCGCTCACCTACCGAACGGCGGTGTTCCAGCCGCTCGCCCAGCTGGCATGGCGCAAGCAGCTTCCTGCCTCGCTGCCTGAAGGGCAGGTGAGGGCGGCCCTGCACGCGGCCCACCGCGCCATCTGGGACGAGCCAGGCAACTTCACGAAGGACGGCTTCCTCACGATCGGCTTCCGCGGCCACCAGCCGGAACTGGGCGACTGGTACTCCAACAACGGCAGCATGTACATCGGCGCGGCCGGCCTGCTGGCGCTTGGCCTGCCCGCCAGCGACTCCTACTGGACCGCGCCTGCACAGGACTGGACGCAGAAGAAGGCTTTCTCCAGCCGCAAGTTCCCCAAAGACTATCCGGTGAACTACTGA
- a CDS encoding DUF4861 family protein, producing the protein MKLRLLAACLGIAALNAAAAERMVITVQHELKAARPAETITVPWAEVNRRLPGALLQQIAVRDANGRSLPYQVTNVAPQAKDPKGEGIAYGELIFQHDFASGEQSARFTVEKTGTVSPPFPTKVAARYVPERLDDFAWENDKIAHRTYGQALAAPAPPGSGKEVLVTSGVDIWFKRPSYPIIDRWYNKGHDHYHKDEGEGLDMYGVGRTRGAGGTGIWNGSQLFTSRNYSGWRVIANGPIRAVFELTYDTWDAGGVPVSEVKRFTVDAGRYFDTVESTFAFPGGQPLTVALGLNKKPAYPEQTPTVTAYRMPEVLAQWVRQRSAGDFGVAIILPGAQGYAADADNELVLAKAVSGRPLRYYLGAAASWSGEFPDAAAWQAYIKAEQARIASPVRVAIE; encoded by the coding sequence ATGAAGCTTCGCCTTCTTGCCGCCTGCCTGGGCATCGCCGCGCTGAATGCCGCGGCGGCGGAGCGCATGGTCATCACGGTGCAGCACGAGCTGAAGGCTGCGCGGCCCGCCGAAACGATCACCGTGCCCTGGGCCGAAGTGAACCGCCGCCTGCCGGGCGCGCTGCTGCAGCAGATCGCCGTGCGCGATGCGAACGGCCGCAGCCTGCCTTACCAGGTCACGAACGTGGCGCCGCAGGCGAAGGACCCGAAGGGCGAGGGCATTGCCTATGGCGAGCTGATTTTCCAGCACGACTTTGCGTCAGGCGAACAGTCCGCCCGCTTCACGGTCGAAAAAACAGGCACGGTCTCGCCGCCGTTTCCCACGAAAGTGGCAGCGCGCTACGTGCCTGAGCGCCTGGACGATTTCGCCTGGGAGAACGACAAGATCGCCCACCGCACCTACGGCCAGGCGCTCGCTGCTCCAGCGCCGCCGGGCAGCGGCAAGGAAGTGCTGGTGACGAGCGGCGTGGATATCTGGTTCAAGCGCCCCAGCTATCCCATTATCGACCGCTGGTACAACAAGGGCCACGACCATTACCACAAGGATGAGGGTGAAGGCCTGGACATGTACGGCGTGGGCCGCACGCGCGGCGCAGGCGGCACGGGCATCTGGAACGGCAGCCAGCTTTTCACGAGCCGTAACTACTCGGGATGGCGCGTCATCGCCAATGGCCCCATCCGCGCTGTCTTCGAACTCACCTACGACACGTGGGATGCGGGCGGCGTACCTGTCAGCGAGGTCAAACGCTTCACAGTGGACGCGGGCCGCTATTTCGATACCGTGGAGAGCACCTTCGCCTTCCCGGGCGGGCAGCCGCTGACCGTGGCGCTCGGCCTGAACAAAAAGCCTGCCTACCCCGAGCAGACGCCCACCGTCACCGCCTACCGCATGCCGGAGGTGCTGGCGCAGTGGGTGCGCCAGCGCAGCGCGGGCGACTTCGGCGTCGCCATCATCCTGCCCGGCGCCCAGGGCTATGCGGCCGACGCGGACAATGAACTGGTGCTGGCGAAGGCAGTATCCGGCCGGCCGCTGCGCTACTACCTTGGCGCGGCCGCCAGCTGGTCCGGCGAGTTCCCGGACGCGGCGGCATGGCAGGCCTACATAAAAGCGGAGCAGGCGCGCATTGCATCCCCGGTGCGCGTGGCGATCGAATAA
- a CDS encoding SDR family NAD(P)-dependent oxidoreductase, which translates to MGEHSQQLMSGAEAAELAGSAQYPSLRSKRVFVTGGGSGIGADIVSAFVKQGAHVAFADRDAAASRSLLAALEGTGKQAFFVEADLADIKALRGAVQAAADHFGDIDILINNTANDARHAFLDVESDGFDALMTINLKTAFFAAQAVMPGMLRRGGGSIVNLGSTGWKNKVAGYPVYAACKSAVNGLTRSLAREYGKHNVRVNTLTPGWVMTPKQLAQWVDAEGEAEMDRNQCLPGRILGSDIASMALFLASTESRMITAQEFVVDAGWT; encoded by the coding sequence ATGGGTGAACACAGCCAGCAGCTCATGTCCGGCGCCGAGGCGGCCGAACTGGCGGGTTCCGCGCAATATCCCAGCCTGCGCAGCAAGCGTGTATTCGTCACGGGCGGCGGCTCGGGCATCGGGGCGGACATCGTCAGCGCCTTTGTGAAGCAGGGCGCCCACGTCGCATTCGCCGACCGCGACGCCGCGGCATCCCGCTCGCTGCTCGCCGCCCTGGAAGGCACTGGCAAACAGGCCTTCTTCGTCGAGGCCGACCTGGCCGACATCAAGGCCCTGCGCGGCGCCGTGCAGGCCGCTGCGGACCACTTCGGCGACATCGATATCCTCATCAACAACACCGCCAACGATGCCCGCCACGCCTTCCTCGATGTGGAGAGCGACGGCTTCGATGCGCTCATGACCATCAACCTGAAAACGGCCTTCTTCGCCGCCCAGGCGGTCATGCCCGGCATGCTGCGCCGTGGCGGCGGCTCCATCGTCAACCTCGGTTCCACGGGCTGGAAGAACAAGGTGGCGGGCTATCCTGTCTACGCCGCCTGCAAGTCGGCCGTCAACGGCCTGACGCGCAGCCTGGCCCGCGAATACGGCAAGCACAATGTGCGCGTCAACACGCTGACGCCCGGCTGGGTGATGACGCCCAAGCAGCTCGCGCAGTGGGTGGACGCGGAAGGCGAAGCCGAGATGGACCGCAACCAGTGCCTGCCCGGCCGCATTCTCGGCTCGGATATCGCCAGCATGGCGCTTTTCCTCGCCTCCACCGAGAGCCGCATGATCACGGCCCAGGAATTCGTGGTGGACGCTGGCTGGACCTGA